A region of the Pungitius pungitius chromosome 8, fPunPun2.1, whole genome shotgun sequence genome:
TTGCCTTTGAGTATGTGGTCCCAGTACATCAGTTACTGAGACATTTTTCTCCTCTGGCTTCCTTGTGTTTTGAAAGCTTGGAAAGTTCACGCTCTCTCGGCCTCTTGCTTCCACAGCTCTGACTCGGAAGGTCAATTTGACACCCCTGAAGCAGCAACTCCTGTCCACGGCCCTGCGGCCTCCCCAGGAGAGCTGGAGAACAACAACACTGATGCAGACAAAACAGGTCAGGCCACTGCTAATAAACGCAAAtaacagacagagagaagaagagatagagttggtgtaaacacacacacacactgcagactcAACACATCTGTGAAGCTGAAGGTTCTCATTAACATTACAGATAACAAACCGATGGGAAGAAATGTCATTTCAGGTGGAGTGTCCCTCCTTCAAGTTGCTATGGAAACTAGAGTCTTTTGCTGGTGCTTTTGATGTTCAGCCATCACGTGTCTACACATTTATTTGGCTCTATTATaagaaatggaaaatataaatgtttctcaAATGGGCCTCTaatctttacattttaaaatagtgattttaaaaagtattttgggGTAATTACGAACTCAACTACTGTGTCTAAACTGTCTCATGGTTCATCAGGTTTCTAACATCAAAGCAATTTGATACACAAGCAATATTTCTGGGATgtatctgccttttttttactttattactAAGAGCATACTTGAAATATCGTAATCAAGTTTCGGTTGGATGATATAAAGGTGTTTAAttgcattgtatttttttactaGTGCTAATGCCCAAGTAGTGAAACCTGTTCTGCATGCTTGGTATGCACACTGAGTTTTGGGTGTTATGATTAGCTGGTGCATTGTCATCTGTATCTCTGAGAGGAGGAACCTGTTGCAGAGTGTGGGAATGACCTTTGCTCTGGTATTCAACAGGTTCAACAAAAGCTTTGGTTTGCCTCCCATTGTATTGGTGACTAATGGAGGTCACAATAAGGGGAGTGGCTGAACAAGGCTTGTTATCAGGATGAAGCAATCTTGTAGTTCACTTCTTAAGCATGTTTTTGAAAACCATGCAATTCTTTGGTTTGGCTGCAGTAgatactttctttttaaagcagctCCACCAATGTTTTCAAAAAGCACACTTTGTGCAGCTCAACCAGCATGGAGCAAGGAAGGAGTTCCCTTTTTGTTTACACAAAACATCCCTTCCTCCAGCTGTGAATGAGGAAGTTTGAATCCAGGCAGGCAGGAGTTGAAGCTTCTCAGAATCTAAACATGCTGAttgcagtgtttgtttgtgcccaTCCAACATCTCCATCACCAAACCAGCATCAGTCTATATGCTGTGACAGTTAATGGATATTTAACAGATAATGTAAGCCTTTTCCCAGAGCCAGAAAGGCACTTGatgttaaattacattacattacattaacagATTAATACTTGAAGCTTGAAGTCTCCTGAATGGATGTacattatacatttgtggtgaaATAAATGATCATATGATGTTCAACTTGAGTTAATAAGTTCGATTCGATTATTAACTATACGGTTTGCTATAACTATATAAATACTATattgtgttttagtttgaataacattgCAAACCTATTTTGAGCTCAGAGATAATAATGTACGTAGGTGTGGGTTTTGATTGGAAACATGCACAGCTACATGCTCCCACTTTTTACACCTATTAGAATTATTGAAGTAGTAAAATATTATTGCAAACAGGCCCTGCGCATGAGTGAGATTTATTCTTGCTGTGACATATTCTGCCTTTAAATAATAGGAGCGAGAAAACTAAAGGCATTCCTACTTTGCTTGTAGATTTCAATGAGGAAATGTTTGTATTGGTATGTTGGACTGCAGGATACTTTGAAAACGACACTGTCAACATGGAAATGTTTGTGGAAGTAGGTAGAAATACAGCAGGCTGTGCTGTCTCCTAGCAACATAATATTACATCAATATGGAGGGCATGACGGGCATACTAAAATATGTTGATGTATTAAAAGGTTCCCTAGAGGCAAAACTAGTCGCCCCCCCCTTTTGTCTTAAACACAACGCAAAATAAATCATAGCTCTTTTTTTCACCCCCTTTTTCCAAAGCAGTCAATCGTTGTAGTGTGTTACACGTTGTAAgacattgccatggcaacagcactcATATGAGCACTTGGCATGCTAGGAACCAATCAGATGCCACCGACATCTGAGAATGGATTTGATGGGAGGAACCCTGATGGAGAAGAAGTGTGCATGCAGTTTCACATTTTGTATTATGAATTGTTAtcatttttaattctaattctttttgttttcttcaattCTTCTTTAGATGTGGACCATGAGGAGCAGTTAATAGTGACTGCTCCTGTTTGGGATCAAGATATTTGTCATAACCACAACATGGGTCAAGATGAGCCTGTGGTCCCCGTGGGGGCCCCACTGGAAGTTAACATCCAGACCCTCGAAGCAGAACAAACAGAAGTCCCAGACTCTGAGGCTGTCGTTCCTCCATCCTCAGGGAAGGAACTTCCCGAATTGGCTGAATGCACAGAGCTGTCAACAGAGCCATGCAGAGCCCGAGTCCTAGTGGCAGATCCTGTCCCGGAAGTAGCTCTagctccttctccagcttctgCTTTAGCTCCAGCTTCtactcctgctccagctcctacTCCATCTCTAGCTCTAGCCCCTGAAACAGACTCAGTCTACAGCAGTGAACCTGCAGTCAGTACAGCTCCAGATCCCCCTGATCAGAAACCTCTTACTGAACCAGAACCACATTGCAATGGCCTGGACCAGATGCAGTCTGCTcagaagacaaaaaacagaaattctaGGCCTCCACCCCTGAAGGTAAAGGCCTCTTTGACCGAGCTTCCCCAATCAAATGAGGAACAAGAACTTCCTGTTCCCATGGCTACTTATAAATTCGACCCTGACCAGCTGGATGAGAGCTTTGACCCCTTCAAGTGCGGCGGATCCAAAATCCAGAACTCTCCCCCACCGTTCGGTTCAAGCTCCCTCTGCAGACCTGAGCCAATCGGTGGCTCCACGCCTGTGTGCGAGGCCGGCTCAGCAGCTCCAGCGGAAGCAGCGGTGATGGCGGCGTCGTCATCGTCGGAGGCCAAGTCTGTGATGCTGGAGTTCGGTCTGGACGATGGGGCGGTCAGCAAGCCACCTCCGAGGAAATTAGGTGGTAAAAAGTCAATCGGCAAACTTGGTGCCAAAAGGCAGAAGGCCAAAGTATCCGAGGCTCCCTGCAAACCCGCACCAGAACCCACAATCTCGGAACCAGTTTCTCCACCAGCGTCAGAACCAGTTCCTCAAACGTTACCACAAGCAGTTTTGGATCCCCTTCCAGAAACTCCTCTGCCACTTTCCGACTCCACGGCGCCACTGAACCTCGACGACGTTCCCATTCCTAAGTCTGGAGCGTACAACTTTGATCCAAGTCAGTGGGACGATCCAAACTTCAATCCGTTCGGAGGCTACAGTGGGAGCTCCCCGTTGCCCCCGAAGAGCTCCTACAATATTGACCCAGACAATTTGGATGACTCCGCGGACCCCTTTAAACCCTCCAAATCCATAAGCACCGAGGACCCTTCCAGTAGCGCCCCTCAGCCAGAGAacaaggggaaggagggaggcaggcagagagcaGGGCCCCCGGCGGGAGAGAAAAAAGTGAGGCAGATTcccaagaaaaacaaagagaagaccATCACGTGAGTCTACAGCTAAATTAAAACTTTCTTGCTCGCCACAGGAGTTTTGAGGTTGTGATATAAACAGCCACATTAAAAATTTGACTCAATGTGTCTGCGTGTGATTTTAGGTTAAGATTCCCTCTTCTTTGGTTGGATGTGTTAGCTTTGAACACGAGCCAACCACTCAGACTGGTCGTTGATGTAAATCACATACAGATTATTTACAGGCTGTTAGAACTGCTTGTGGTTGCTGCAGTTTGGgctcatttcagcttttccaggTCTCTCAGCACTCTGTGTTTATGCTGAAATTTTAAATCAACATGATGAGGTGAACGCTTTCAGTCTCTCAAGCACTCTCCAGTGTTTCTTCCTCCTGATCTGTTTTACATTCCTTTTAATCAATATCCCCTTCATTTCAATCAATATTCTCTTCATTTTTCATCCTATCTACTGCTTctttcttctacttctactagCCCCAGGACATCTGAACAAGTCAAGTTTCTCTGTTTTCTGTTGTAAGTACTCTCACTATCAACGCTCTTTCTACCGTGCATGCTTGCTTCCCATTTTACCCTCAACATGGCATCCTCTTTGGCACAACTGAGAGTAGAGcatgtgagggaaaaaaaatcattgtttcCACCTCAACTCACAAGGTCGTATACATCATCAAGTTAATTTGTCCTTTCTTATGATCCCTCAACAAGTTGGGCACCACCAGAATGGTTATAGTAGCTGTGTATGTGGCTGTACTTCACCTGTTTTGGGGCTAAGAAATTGGCTCTAAAGGCACAGACGCACTTGCAGCTCTGTGGTTGTCAGAACAGGAGAAAGGAGGAATTAAACATCAAACAAGGTTTTCACTGCTTTTAGATCACTATGTCCTGACTATTGCATTGTTGCTTTTGTGCTTGTTCCTTAGGAATCCCTGTAAAGTTCAGAAATACGAGGACAGCCAGTCCTTGGTGCTTGACTCCTGCAATcaggtgatgtgtgtgtgttgtcagctgAAGTGATTCACCCTACTGCACTGAAGTGGAAAATGTCCAGTATCCAACAGCTGTCCGAACCTCTTGGCCTCACCtcgttacacacagacacacacatacactccaGCTCTTCACCGCTGGATTTGCATGGTGACGGATGTGTGACTTATAATTCTAGAGTTTAATATGCGTCTACTGCTACTGTTTGCCCTCAACATGCCTACAAGATATCCTTAACAATATTATGTGATTCCAGATTCTCTAAGACAAACTATAGAAACACAGTTTCTCATGTCCCAGTCCACCAATATTACTTTTTACTAATGCAAATTCATCAGGATAGTGCATCTCGAATATATTTATGAATTGGAGTCGCATTTATTCATTGAGATTGTAATAAGTTATAGTACATTTCTTTAGCCATAAACAAGTATATCTACATTTTTTgagattttttatttcactatGATACACACTTTCCCATGTAGGGAAACATTTAGTTAACGCTGCATAAAACATTCCTGTAAAGAGTTCACTATGTTTCTATTGACTTGTGTTTGATATTTAACATCTATTCAAGGTGAATGCTATCATGAATCTCATTATAATGTGGGTCCTATCATCCTTCCTTCTAtacaggaggaggatgaggtggtGGTTCACACCCCGGAGATTAATCAGCGGGTTCATCACGCCACGGATGAGGAGAAGCTTGCCTCCACTGGCATTAAGGGCCAGACAACTgaccaggaggagggaggagaaccaGAGTGCAAAACAGCACCTGTGAGGAAATATCCAATCGATGATATTTCTTTCATGGATGGTATGTTTACATCTTCAAACCCTCAACAGTGTCAAATTTAAATTCCCTTTTGATGTATCAGCAATAGTTATTTTAGCGGACTTGCATTGTGGAAGGTCAGTGTATGCATGTGGCACGGGGCTACAGTTGAGATAAAATGCAAATCACATCCTTAGTTAAATTTGTGGTCCCATTTAACACTATACACAAAAAATAGGAAGAAATTTATCCTATTTTTTTCCATATCTTTTccagtaaaaaacacacaaaaattgCATGCTTATGTAAGCTTTTAACAAAGGATTTCAACCAACAATATCACAAAGTCCATCAATCAATCTGAGTTCCAATGAGATGAAATGGAAACTGAACAAGGAGAGCGATTCAGCAACGTAATCGTCTCAGTTACTCTGTTGGAGAGCTAGAAACTGCAATGACCCAAGAACGTGTCAAACGTAGTGAAGAAATACCATGGTTCCTACGCCTGTCCAGGATAGAAGAAAGTTACACATGTTACACGGGGGAACAAACGTTCCAGATCTTTTCAGGACGGCAACCAGAAAATAGAATATAAACAAGTAGTGGATACGTTCCTAATGCAGACATTCAGCTTTTTTTGACATTGGCACTGAAAGACTACTGTGTGGATTAATTTGTGGTAATCTAATGGGTCATTAGTCAAGTGAACCGTTGTCATTGAGTGgcgtgtgtttttctctcgtTGAAGGTCTTGGTAGTAAGATTACGGATcacaaggaggagaaggacgccTGCAGTCTGAAAGAGGATATGGTAAGTCGACTATAGGAACCACAGGGAGGGATCAGGatgaatatttaaacattaCCGGCTTGTTTAGCACCACGGTTTGGATCTCATTTAGTAAGAAGTTTGGCTAATAACTGCTCAGGATTATTCAGTAGGATGAACTTTGttccacttttttatttttttgctgactTTTTTCTCATAGCTAATATGCTACAATAATTGAAGTTTactcaaaacacatttccaatATGATCACACTTTCTTATGTGTAAATTCAACACATATGTGAACAGTTTTCCCAGAGTGCATCATGCGAAGACCTCATGTCTGAAATGGAAAGTCAAAGCAGCAGATGATGTGATTTGTGACACGCTATAAGGGATGTTCTCGTCAGATCCTAGACTAAGCCCACGCTATGTTTTCTGCACGTTGCACAGAGTGAGTTATCTATGATCCAAACCATAAAGATGGCCACCAGTCAGGTCCAAGCCACAGCAGCTCTGTCTGCAGGACAGGACAACATGCCTCTGAGTGAGATGGACAAAGCCGGAGTGCTCAGCCTGATCAGAGAAGAGGTACGCCACTGACCGAGGGAACGGTTCTTATTTGATTATGTGGATCCCAGGATTGATcattgtattgatttatttttatattaaaattcACCTCGTCATCTCCTGTCTTCCAATCAGATCATCACCAAAGAGGTTGAGGTCAGTGAGTGGAAGAGGAAGTATGAGGAGAGCAGATCGGAGGTTTTGGAGATGAGgtatggagcttttttttctttaaaactgcCGTGAACAATACTGTGGAAACATAAAGCTAACAAATGTTGCACTTTCTATATGTTTTTTATCATGACAGGAAAATAGTTGCAGAGTATGAAAAAACAGTTGCACAGATGATTGGTAAGttgctgccacctggtggtggaAAAGTCAAGACAGGTTTGACTATTGAAGACACAAATtgttaacacatttatgttaataaatgtttttattattgtaagaTGGCGCTAATGTCCAAATGTGGCATGCCTCTGTAAATCTGGACCTTCATAATAAGAAAGGTGTTGACTGACGTAATAACCGTTCCTTCTTTTAAACCTTCCCTCGCTGGAGGAGATGTGAATGAGATCAGCTGACCGGAGGTAAACCTGGGCCCGAGCTGTTGCCTAGTAATGCCGTTCCGTTGAGAGGCGTCTCGACTCTAGAGTCAAACATAACGTGAAGCCCGCAGACCCAAAACAATGGAATGAATCCCAGTGCTCCACACATTGTCTTTTGATCAATACAGCTTAGTAATGTGCACTGAAATTCTAGTAATTCATCTAATGATGGACCCACATAGACTTCAGTCTGTCAATCAGTATGTATACATCTACGTGTTGTATTTTGACTCGTCTGCTGTTTACAgaggaccagcagcagcagaagtccTTGTCCTGCAGTAAGTCAGTCCGGCAGTTGACCGCAGAGAGGGACCAGGCCGTCGCCGACCTCAACTCCGTGGAGCGCTCCTTTGCTGACCTCTTCAGGAGGTACGAGAACATGAAGGGAGTCCTGGAGGGCTTCAAGAAGGTCAGTGGCGCTTCAGCATGAATCCCTTGAGATGTTCTCCTGCCCGCCGCCACAAATGAGCCAAGTCCCTCGACGTTCTCCACGCGTTTCTCCACAGAATGAGGAGGTGCTGAAGAAGTGCGCGCAGGACTACCTGATGCGGAtcaagcaggaggagcagcgatACCAAACCCTCAAGGTGCATGCTGAGGAAAAATTGGACAAGTAAGCTTCCATGTCTGCTGTTTTTGATTCCTGGATGTAATCGTTAGGCAGGTTTTTGATAGATGAAAGCTTTTTGGCTTTTAAAAATGAGACGCAATCTTTCTCTTTTCCGATCACTCTTGTGTCCTTCACTCCCGCCCTAACAGGGCTAACGAGGACATAGCCCAGGTACGTGCCAAGGCCGACTCGGAGAGTGTCGCTCTTAACGCCAGCCTGAGGAAGGAGCAGATGAAGGTGGACTCACTAGATCGAGCTGTCCTTCAAAAGGTAGGATGACTGCAAACATGATCAAGATGGATTCACTGCGTTAAACTATTTAGGGGCAAGGCAGGGTATGccgaaaaaacacttttaaaggGAAGAAGTTTGTGATTGGGGCTCTGAATTCTCTTTTCAAGGCAGAAGTCTGGTGAAGTCTGGTTAGTGGAAGTTCTGAATATCTTTCAaccagccttttttcttttggttgtgtaaagtgtttttgaaagtGCTTTACACACATAAACCTACTAAATGAGTCTCCAGTgattcttcatcatcatcatcatcatcatagcaCAGATTTTAGAAATGCTCTTCTGCTGACACACTGGCACAAAATCTAACACTAAATGGTAAATAGACTGTACTTGTATAGTGCCTTTCtggtcttctgaccactcaaatcGCTGTAACCCTACACGACATGActattcatacactgatggcaggacctaccatacacagtggcacctgtccatcagtaacattcacacactgtagtcgcagctacaggagcaatgctggatttagtgtcttgcccaaggccaaccctctgattggaggacaaccATGCTCCCCACGCACCCACAGTCGCCTAACACTAGGGGGCAGTGTTTAATTTACTCCAGCCAGACTGGGGAAATTAAGAAGATTTAAAGACACACCCATTATTGATCCTTGAAGACAAATAACATATTAGTTGAATGATTAAAGTCGGCACATGCAGTCTTCTGCGATCTATACAAGACAAATCTCTGTATAAATTCCAGCAATGTCTATTGTACCTGTGCAGAATTCTATTTCTGTCCTGGTTTTTTGGCCTATCCCTAattttcaaatctttttctctctgtctcacagaATCAAGAGATCGAGGAGCTCACTAAAATATGCGATGAACTGATTGCCAAGCTTGGAACGGAATAAGAGGCCTTTACTTACACCCTTTGTCTCTCTTGATGTGAATTCTGTACGTGATCACACTTAAGCACACTTCAACCCTTTTCTCTCTACCTGCTCACAATAATTATTGAAAAGAACAACCTTTGAAATACAGATGCTGTTGTAACACTTATTTACAAAATCAGGGCAATTATTTTTCTAACTGTGAAAACAGGGACACAGCAGTTAAAGAGGCACAAACTTATCAAAGGAATGTTTTGattatttagaaaatgttggGATCTTTGGCGAAGCATATACAGTCATTTAGTTGTACtgttgtgtgtgcatttgcatgACAAATAATTTCCATCACTATTTTTACAGCGCTTTGGGAACAAAACTGTAGTAAATAACGAAGGAGATGAGGGAGAGAGGCTGTGGTCACCAGCACGGACATCTTTTTTGCCTATATTTGCTAACAATACAAAAGAAATGGACTGATACAAAATAATCCCTCTCAAGCCTCACTTATGGACCACGAGAGGTGGATTACAATATCTAAAGCTCCAGAGACCCTGACCCCTGGCTGTCTTCCCTCTTTTGGTATGATTTTGCTCATATGTGCGTCTGCAAAGAGCTTTTGGGTCCCATGTTGGAGAGGTAACCCCACAGCCAATAACCCGGGGGTGGGCACCGCTCTCCTTCCCAGGTCAAACAGACCGGTCCGACACAGACGGGTCCATTTGGGATGCCGCGTGCTTTGGGCTGCATTCGTTTAAAATGGGGCACCTTCCCACAGAAGGTTTGTGAGGAGGTGCAGATGTGCTTATTTGTGCTTCAGAAGATGAATGCAGTGAAGCAATGACCACGTCTCGACTGTCGAGCTGGTGAGAAAGAGCGGATATTGAATTTGACTTCATATTCTACTTTTAACTGTGTGGGTGTTACAGTCTTTATCAAGGACATGTCTCTATTGAGTGACTTTACTGCTCCTTGTGGATTAGTTTCCAGGCCTATAGATATGTCTTGCTGCCATTTATTTTGTGATAcagtttacttttcttcttccatCACTAAATTAACTATAAGGTAAGTAATATTACTTATATACTTCATATAGTATTAGTATTTCTTAAGTTGCCTTTGAGTTGTTTTGCCTTTGTTTCACATTGTAACATACACAAGTGTGTGGCGTAGTCCTTAGTTATTAGTTTATTTTGACATAAATCTCTGGGATTGATAAATATGAAGAGCACTTAAGAGAATCTTAAATTCTCTTCCATAAAATTGTAATAATTCTGTGTTACAATGCCGGAACGTTAACATTCTGTTGTTGCCATGTACATAATTTTGGattgtattcatattttgtGTGAGCTGGTGTGACGTTGCTGGTGTGCCTTCATTAAGTCTATTTTGTAACATTGTGGCCAACGTTtgctatatacagtataaatgtTTTATGATCAAAAACATCCTGAACAACAGCGAGTTTGATGGTAAGAGGGAAAGTCTGTGATCAACCCGAGAGTTCATCAGTAATATataatgattataataataataataaaatcaataCCCTCAATTCCAACGTAAGCATTTTGTGGTCCCATTGAATTCGAGGGAGCACACAAGTTAGTTTTCCATTGGATTTGTTTGATAAATTATGGACAAATTCCCCTGGATGCCTTGTTTCGTCAGCACAATCAATT
Encoded here:
- the tacc1 gene encoding transforming acidic coiled-coil-containing protein 1 isoform X3 encodes the protein MGGNISQKKGSGRASARSHTHSVTSDSEGQFDTPEAATPVHGPAASPGELENNNTDADKTDVDHEEQLIVTAPVWDQDICHNHNMGQDEPVVPVGAPLEVNIQTLEAEQTEVPDSEAVVPPSSGKELPELAECTELSTEPCRARVLVADPVPEVALAPSPASALAPASTPAPAPTPSLALAPETDSVYSSEPAVSTAPDPPDQKPLTEPEPHCNGLDQMQSAQKTKNRNSRPPPLKVKASLTELPQSNEEQELPVPMATYKFDPDQLDESFDPFKCGGSKIQNSPPPFGSSSLCRPEPIGGSTPVCEAGSAAPAEAAVMAASSSSEAKSVMLEFGLDDGAVSKPPPRKLGGKKSIGKLGAKRQKAKVSEAPCKPAPEPTISEPVSPPASEPVPQTLPQAVLDPLPETPLPLSDSTAPLNLDDVPIPKSGAYNFDPSQWDDPNFNPFGGYSGSSPLPPKSSYNIDPDNLDDSADPFKPSKSISTEDPSSSAPQPENKGKEGGRQRAGPPAGEKKVRQIPKKNKEKTITPRTSEQVKFLCFLLNPCKVQKYEDSQSLVLDSCNQEEDEVVVHTPEINQRVHHATDEEKLASTGIKGQTTDQEEGGEPECKTAPVRKYPIDDISFMDGLGSKITDHKEEKDACSLKEDMSELSMIQTIKMATSQVQATAALSAGQDNMPLSEMDKAGVLSLIREEIITKEVEVSEWKRKYEESRSEVLEMRKIVAEYEKTVAQMIEDQQQQKSLSCSKSVRQLTAERDQAVADLNSVERSFADLFRRYENMKGVLEGFKKNEEVLKKCAQDYLMRIKQEEQRYQTLKVHAEEKLDKANEDIAQVRAKADSESVALNASLRKEQMKVDSLDRAVLQKNQEIEELTKICDELIAKLGTE
- the tacc1 gene encoding transforming acidic coiled-coil-containing protein 1 isoform X1, whose product is MSWLSPVSWAKWTWTAVRGGEEDEEGQEASEQREQRGDEEEEEERSQGCSSDSEGQFDTPEAATPVHGPAASPGELENNNTDADKTDVDHEEQLIVTAPVWDQDICHNHNMGQDEPVVPVGAPLEVNIQTLEAEQTEVPDSEAVVPPSSGKELPELAECTELSTEPCRARVLVADPVPEVALAPSPASALAPASTPAPAPTPSLALAPETDSVYSSEPAVSTAPDPPDQKPLTEPEPHCNGLDQMQSAQKTKNRNSRPPPLKVKASLTELPQSNEEQELPVPMATYKFDPDQLDESFDPFKCGGSKIQNSPPPFGSSSLCRPEPIGGSTPVCEAGSAAPAEAAVMAASSSSEAKSVMLEFGLDDGAVSKPPPRKLGGKKSIGKLGAKRQKAKVSEAPCKPAPEPTISEPVSPPASEPVPQTLPQAVLDPLPETPLPLSDSTAPLNLDDVPIPKSGAYNFDPSQWDDPNFNPFGGYSGSSPLPPKSSYNIDPDNLDDSADPFKPSKSISTEDPSSSAPQPENKGKEGGRQRAGPPAGEKKVRQIPKKNKEKTITPRTSEQVKFLCFLLNPCKVQKYEDSQSLVLDSCNQEEDEVVVHTPEINQRVHHATDEEKLASTGIKGQTTDQEEGGEPECKTAPVRKYPIDDISFMDGLGSKITDHKEEKDACSLKEDMSELSMIQTIKMATSQVQATAALSAGQDNMPLSEMDKAGVLSLIREEIITKEVEVSEWKRKYEESRSEVLEMRKIVAEYEKTVAQMIEDQQQQKSLSCSKSVRQLTAERDQAVADLNSVERSFADLFRRYENMKGVLEGFKKNEEVLKKCAQDYLMRIKQEEQRYQTLKVHAEEKLDKANEDIAQVRAKADSESVALNASLRKEQMKVDSLDRAVLQKNQEIEELTKICDELIAKLGTE
- the tacc1 gene encoding transforming acidic coiled-coil-containing protein 1 isoform X2, giving the protein MSWLSPVSWAKWTWTAVRGGEEDEEGQEASEQREQRGDEEEEEERSQGCSSDSEGQFDTPEAATPVHGPAASPGELENNNTDADKTDVDHEEQLIVTAPVWDQDICHNHNMGQDEPVVPVGAPLEVNIQTLEAEQTEVPDSEAVVPPSSGKELPELAECTELSTEPCRARVLVADPVPEVALAPSPASALAPASTPAPAPTPSLALAPETDSVYSSEPAVSTAPDPPDQKPLTEPEPHCNGLDQMQSAQKTKNRNSRPPPLKVKASLTELPQSNEEQELPVPMATYKFDPDQLDESFDPFKCGGSKIQNSPPPFGSSSLCRPEPIGGSTPVCEAGSAAPAEAAVMAASSSSEAKSVMLEFGLDDGAVSKPPPRKLGGKKSIGKLGAKRQKAKVSEAPCKPAPEPTISEPVSPPASEPVPQTLPQAVLDPLPETPLPLSDSTAPLNLDDVPIPKSGAYNFDPSQWDDPNFNPFGGYSGSSPLPPKSSYNIDPDNLDDSADPFKPSKSISTEDPSSSAPQPENKGKEGGRQRAGPPAGEKKVRQIPKKNKEKTITNPCKVQKYEDSQSLVLDSCNQEEDEVVVHTPEINQRVHHATDEEKLASTGIKGQTTDQEEGGEPECKTAPVRKYPIDDISFMDGLGSKITDHKEEKDACSLKEDMSELSMIQTIKMATSQVQATAALSAGQDNMPLSEMDKAGVLSLIREEIITKEVEVSEWKRKYEESRSEVLEMRKIVAEYEKTVAQMIEDQQQQKSLSCSKSVRQLTAERDQAVADLNSVERSFADLFRRYENMKGVLEGFKKNEEVLKKCAQDYLMRIKQEEQRYQTLKVHAEEKLDKANEDIAQVRAKADSESVALNASLRKEQMKVDSLDRAVLQKNQEIEELTKICDELIAKLGTE
- the tacc1 gene encoding transforming acidic coiled-coil-containing protein 1 isoform X4 is translated as MGQDEPVVPVGAPLEVNIQTLEAEQTEVPDSEAVVPPSSGKELPELAECTELSTEPCRARVLVADPVPEVALAPSPASALAPASTPAPAPTPSLALAPETDSVYSSEPAVSTAPDPPDQKPLTEPEPHCNGLDQMQSAQKTKNRNSRPPPLKVKASLTELPQSNEEQELPVPMATYKFDPDQLDESFDPFKCGGSKIQNSPPPFGSSSLCRPEPIGGSTPVCEAGSAAPAEAAVMAASSSSEAKSVMLEFGLDDGAVSKPPPRKLGGKKSIGKLGAKRQKAKVSEAPCKPAPEPTISEPVSPPASEPVPQTLPQAVLDPLPETPLPLSDSTAPLNLDDVPIPKSGAYNFDPSQWDDPNFNPFGGYSGSSPLPPKSSYNIDPDNLDDSADPFKPSKSISTEDPSSSAPQPENKGKEGGRQRAGPPAGEKKVRQIPKKNKEKTITPRTSEQVKFLCFLLNPCKVQKYEDSQSLVLDSCNQEEDEVVVHTPEINQRVHHATDEEKLASTGIKGQTTDQEEGGEPECKTAPVRKYPIDDISFMDGLGSKITDHKEEKDACSLKEDMSELSMIQTIKMATSQVQATAALSAGQDNMPLSEMDKAGVLSLIREEIITKEVEVSEWKRKYEESRSEVLEMRKIVAEYEKTVAQMIEDQQQQKSLSCSKSVRQLTAERDQAVADLNSVERSFADLFRRYENMKGVLEGFKKNEEVLKKCAQDYLMRIKQEEQRYQTLKVHAEEKLDKANEDIAQVRAKADSESVALNASLRKEQMKVDSLDRAVLQKNQEIEELTKICDELIAKLGTE